A region of Argentina anserina chromosome 5, drPotAnse1.1, whole genome shotgun sequence DNA encodes the following proteins:
- the LOC126793536 gene encoding uncharacterized protein LOC126793536 → MGKPGSRQDLSTKADRKFEKKLDFYAKVRDTVSTLTTQKTIVKKKKLRSRQKKLKAYDLSTLTEFLPELKGEEKPTPSDFKRNCKSMRKLILKEGKQLTTVLNHPAFQSDALAAIHQHLERTQPAREEGKPEKRKNKCGSKKRKGGSKKRGMKSDGSSGLQSMDM, encoded by the exons ATGGGGAAGCCTGGTTCACGGCAAGACTTGTCGACAAAAGCCGACCGTAAATTCGAAAAGAAGCTCGATTTCTATGCTA AGGTCAGAGACACAGTTTCTACCTTGACTACCCAGAAAACTATTGTTAAG AAGAAGAAACTCCGTAGTCGACAGAAGAAACTGAAAGCATATGATCTCTCTACCCTAACAGAGTTCCTACCAGAGCTGAAGGGTGAAGAGAAGCCAACTCCATCAGATTTCAAGCGAAATTGTAAATCTATGCGAAAGCTAAT ATTGAAGGAAGGAAAGCAGTTGACTACAGTTCTTAATCATCCCGCCTTCCAGTCAGATGCCTTAGCTGCCATTCATCAACACTTAGAGAGAACTCAGCCAGCGAGAGAGGAGGGAAAACcagagaaaaggaaaaacaaatgTGGGAGCAAGAAGAGGAAAGGTGGGAGCAAGAAGAGAGGAATGAAATCTGATGGTTCATCTGGACTTCAATCTATGGATATGTGA
- the LOC126793522 gene encoding phosphatidylinositol 4-phosphate 5-kinase 8, producing MEDSESEKAFSNRDIYTGKFKGILPHGKGKYAWSDGTVYEGDWEEGKMTGKGQMIWTSGAQYVGDFSGGYLHGFGIFTGPDGSFYQGCWRMNIQHGIGKKQYSNSDIYEGSWKEGVHEGNGRYSWNSGNTYVGSWKGGKMCGRGVMKWDNGDLFNGFWLNGLRDGSGIYRFADGGYYFGTWSRGLKDGKGTFYPAGTKHPSLKKWGSSLGYYDDGKGLLSGSLINSEGKARQRVKRSVSEKYSGGGVLRNSSRISHKCTSLDKNWTHLDPPKELLMYGSSCTLSHNSEDGNQEVEDNNCLIYEREYMQGVLIKEKVKNSTDLLKKGKQRKIISVQEAKNSCIDFLRGNRSYYLKLNLQLGIRYTVGKITPVPVREVRSSDFGERARIRMYFPRKGSQFTPPHYSIDFSWKDYCPMVFRNLREMFKLDAAEYMMSICGDDGLRELSSPGKSGSIFYLSHDDRFVIKTLKKTELKVLLRMLPSYYCHVGEHENTLITKFFGLHRITLKTRRKVRFMVMGNMFCTELRIHRRFDLKGSTIGRCTDPDKITENTTLKDLDLPFEFHMDKLLRESLFQQISLDCKFLESQQIIDYSLLLGLHFRAPENLKAFSQPPDTMHNHESSPTGDGVNLGEFSIPPKGLVLVTHEPGSVSTAPGPHIRGSTLKAYSLGDQEVDLLLPGTGRLRVQLGVNMPAQANHKLPQDEAVSTDVELFEFYDVVLYMGIIDILQEYNVKKKLEHAYKSLQHDPLAISAVEPKLYARRFISFLEKVFPNIA from the exons ATGGAGGACAGTGAAAG TGAAAAAGCCTTCTCAAATAGAGACATTTATACTGGAAAGTTTAAGGGAATTCTGCCACATGGTAAGGGTAAATATGCATGGTCAGATGGAACAGTCTACGAGGGGGATTGGGAAGAAGGGAAAATGACAGGCAAAGGGCAAATGATTTGGACATCAGGAGCACAATATGTTGGTGACTTCTCTGGTGGTTACCTTCATGGTTTTGGCATCTTTACTGGACCCGATGGTTCTTTTTATCAGggttgttggaggatgaataTTCAGCATGGGATTGGAAAAAAGCAGTATTCTAATTCAGATATATATGAGGGATCATGGAAGGAAGGAGTACATGAAGGTAATGGTAGGTACTCTTGGAATAGTGGGAATACTTATGTAGGGAGTTGGAAAGGTGGGAAAATGTGTGGTAGAGGGGTCATGAAATGGGACAATGGGGATCTTTTCAATGGCTTCTGGTTAAATGGGTTAAGAGATGGATCTGGAATTTATAGATTTGCAGATGGGGGATACTATTTTGGAACATGGAGTCGGGGCCTAAAGGATGGAAAAGGCACATTCTATCCAGCAGGAACTAAACATCCGTCCTTGAAGAAGTGGGGCAGCTCTCTAGGTTATTATGATGATGGAAAAGGTCTGTTGTCTGGTTCATTGATAAATtcagaaggcaaggcaagacaaAGAGTAAAGCGTAGTGTTTCTGAGAAATACTCAGGTGGTGGAGTTTTAAGAAATTCAAGTCGCATATCACACAAATGTACGTCGTTAGATAAAAACTGGACCCATTTGGATCCTCCTAAAGAACTTTTAATGTATGGCTCTTCATGTACATTGTCCCATAACTCCGAGGACGGCAATCAAGAAGTGGAAGATAACAATTGTTTAATCTATGAGCGAGAATACATGCAAGGGGTGTTGATCAAAGAAAAAGTTAAGAATAGTACGGATTTGTTGAAGAAGggtaaacaaagaaaaataatttcagTGCAGGAAGCAAAGAACTCCTGCATAGACTTTTTGAGAGGCAATAGGAGCTATTATTTAAAGCTCAATCTGCAACTTGGTATCAG ATACACTGTTGGGAAGATCACACCAGTTCCTGTACGTGAAGTTCGATCTTCTGATTTTGGAGAGCGAGCGAGAATAAGGATGTATTTTCCTAGAAAGGGTTCTCAGTTTACGCCTCCACATTATTCGATTGATTTTTCTTGGAAAGACTACTGCCCCATGGTCTTCAG GAATTTAAGGGAGATGTTCAAATTAGATGCTGCAGAGTACATGATGTCCATTTGTGGTGATGATGGCTTAAGAGAGCTCTCGTCTCCAGGGAAAAGTGGCAGTATCTTCTATCTTTCTCACGATGATAGATTTGTGATTAAGACTTTAAAGAAAACTGAACTGAAG GTTCTTCTGAGGATGCTGCCTAGCTATTATTGCCATGTTGGGGAACatgaaaacactctcataaCAAAGTTTTTTGGGCTCCATAGAATAACATTAAAAACTCGAAGAAAG GTACGCTTTATGGTCATGGGGAATATGTTTtgcactgaattacgaatacATCGCCGTTTTGATTTGAAAGGTTCAACAATTGGAAGATGCACAGACCCAGATAAGATAACAGAAAATACGACACTGAAAGATCTTGATCTGCCATTTGAATTTCATATGGACAAATTATTACGAGAGTCCCTTTTTCA ACAAATATCACTAGACTGCAAGTTCTTAGAGTCTCAGCAAATAATCGATTATAGCCTTCTGTTGGGACTACATTTTAGAGCTCCTGAGAATCTGAAGGCCTTTTCACAGCCTCCTGATACAATGCATAATCATGAGAGTTCACCAACAGGTGATG GTGTGAATTTGGGGGAATTTTCGATTCCTCCTAAAGGTCTTGTACTTGTAACCCATGAACCTGGCTCTGTGAGTACTGCTCCAGGTCCTCATATCAGAGGAAGTACGTTGAAAGCATATTCCCTTGGTGACCAAGAAGTTGATCTTCTACTGCCTGGTACCGGAAG GTTAAGAGTGCAACTGGGAGTAAACATGCCAGCTCAGGCCAATCATAAGCTTCCGCAGGATGAGGCTGTTTCAACAGATGTAGAACTGTTTGAATTTTATGATGTGGTCTTGTATATGGGcataattgatatattgcAGGAATACAATGTGAAAAAGAAACTTGAGCATGCATACAAATCATTGCAGCATGATCCTCTAGCCATTTCTGCTGTTGAGCCCAAGCTGTATGCTAGACGTTTCATCAGTTTCTTGGAGAAAGTTTTCCCAAACATAGCGTAA